A single genomic interval of Spirosoma linguale DSM 74 harbors:
- a CDS encoding Lanthionine synthetase C family protein (PFAM: Lanthionine synthetase C family protein) yields the protein MTPKAIVLDRIKQIDHDLSIELDSIHSPSLMNGLGGSVLFYVNGYTALRNEAMANKARQLVDKLIDELQANEVTHSYCDGITGVGYLLSYLSETDLLDVDVDEFLEDVDKHVLNETSFIISKYRDLDFLHGGLGMGIYLLSRYPKNPPLRRLINEVLDQLIDLIDHDIMGSLPVNLIMNAISPGASPARFFNLGMAHGASAYLVFLARYLTQFPGHPRALDVMSRLVNYIKTFYRPATGNEGQEGAFPDIINFGRHGVYRVPLGWCYGDLTLSIGFLMAGEVMDDPALRQFAETIALTTLQRDSLEAAHLSDACFCHGTTSMAQAYRIWYRASGNQAFKKAYEHWITLTLEMGRFSDGIGGYKKFTGTDTGLPGGIPKYDRITGLLDGATGIGLVLTDYLEQDKIDWERFLLWT from the coding sequence ATGACACCGAAAGCCATCGTTCTTGACCGTATCAAACAGATCGACCACGACCTGTCTATTGAGTTAGACTCTATTCATTCTCCTTCCCTGATGAACGGGCTGGGTGGCAGTGTGCTGTTTTATGTTAATGGGTACACCGCCCTGCGCAATGAGGCAATGGCCAATAAAGCCCGCCAACTTGTCGACAAGCTGATTGACGAATTACAAGCCAATGAGGTGACGCATAGTTACTGCGATGGAATTACGGGCGTAGGCTATCTGCTCAGCTACTTGTCGGAAACAGATTTGCTGGATGTTGACGTCGATGAATTCCTGGAGGACGTTGACAAACATGTCCTCAATGAAACAAGCTTTATCATTTCCAAATACCGCGACCTGGATTTTTTGCACGGAGGCCTGGGTATGGGTATATACCTCCTGAGTCGCTACCCAAAAAATCCTCCTCTGCGTCGGTTAATTAATGAGGTACTGGACCAGCTCATTGACCTGATCGACCACGATATAATGGGGTCTCTGCCGGTCAATCTGATCATGAATGCCATTTCGCCCGGTGCTTCTCCAGCCCGATTCTTTAACTTGGGCATGGCGCATGGTGCCTCCGCCTACCTGGTTTTTCTGGCCCGTTATCTCACCCAGTTTCCGGGCCACCCCAGGGCACTCGACGTTATGTCGCGCCTTGTCAATTACATAAAAACATTTTACCGGCCTGCTACCGGCAATGAGGGCCAGGAGGGAGCCTTTCCGGATATTATTAACTTCGGTCGACATGGCGTATATAGAGTACCGTTAGGATGGTGTTATGGTGATCTGACCTTATCTATCGGCTTTTTGATGGCTGGCGAAGTGATGGACGATCCTGCCCTGAGGCAGTTTGCTGAAACCATTGCGCTAACCACTTTACAGCGCGACTCTCTCGAAGCAGCGCATTTGTCAGATGCCTGTTTTTGCCACGGAACAACGAGTATGGCGCAGGCTTACCGGATATGGTACCGGGCAAGCGGGAACCAGGCCTTTAAAAAAGCGTATGAGCATTGGATTACGTTGACGCTGGAGATGGGCCGCTTTTCAGACGGTATCGGGGGCTACAAAAAATTTACGGGTACAGATACCGGACTACCCGGCGGTATTCCTAAATATGATCGTATTACCGGGTTGCTGGATGGGGCCACTGGCATCGGTCTGGTACTGACAGACTACCTGGAACAGGACAAAATAGACTGGGAGAGATTTCTACTCTGGACATAA
- a CDS encoding two component transcriptional regulator, LytTR family (PFAM: LytTr DNA-binding region; response regulator receiver~SMART: response regulator receiver~KEGG: hypothetical protein) yields MTILRCYIIDDEAPNRALIEKYIHRLPSLTLVGSQDNAVDALLELPQVQPDLIFLDVEMPEMTGFEFLRVLPSPRPTVIMVTAYPQYAVDGFEHDVIDYLVKPVSFERFFRAVNKILAKQASTPGSPDVPALPSLAAPSETPTGVSDKDSFFLVKEDKKLVRVELDQIVFIESLKDYLKIYLPGRTILTHMTLTRLEEMLPPDQFVRVNRSYIIRTGSIKEIDGNTILTTNGMKVPIGVTYREEVMKKIRGNIM; encoded by the coding sequence ATGACTATACTCCGTTGCTATATAATTGATGATGAAGCTCCCAATCGGGCGTTAATTGAGAAGTACATTCATCGGCTCCCCTCTCTGACTTTGGTTGGCAGTCAGGACAATGCCGTTGATGCCTTGCTCGAATTACCCCAAGTGCAGCCCGATCTAATCTTTCTGGATGTTGAAATGCCGGAGATGACAGGCTTTGAGTTTTTGAGAGTCTTGCCATCCCCACGACCCACCGTAATTATGGTCACGGCCTATCCGCAGTATGCGGTTGACGGGTTTGAACACGATGTCATCGACTATCTGGTCAAACCAGTTTCGTTCGAGCGCTTTTTTCGCGCGGTCAACAAAATTCTTGCGAAACAGGCATCCACTCCGGGCAGTCCGGACGTACCTGCGCTCCCTTCGCTGGCTGCACCGTCCGAGACGCCAACGGGGGTGTCAGATAAGGATTCTTTCTTTTTGGTAAAAGAAGACAAAAAGCTCGTTCGGGTCGAGTTGGACCAGATCGTCTTTATCGAGAGCCTTAAGGACTACCTCAAGATTTATTTACCCGGTCGCACCATTCTAACCCACATGACCCTTACCCGATTGGAGGAGATGTTGCCGCCGGATCAGTTCGTGCGCGTCAACCGGTCATACATCATCCGCACTGGTTCCATCAAGGAAATTGATGGCAATACGATTTTAACCACAAACGGGATGAAAGTGCCCATAGGCGTAACGTATCGGGAGGAGGTCATGAAAAAGATACGTGGCAACATCATGTAA
- a CDS encoding signal transduction histidine kinase, LytS (PFAM: histidine kinase internal region~KEGG: pat:Patl_1150 signal transduction histidine kinase, LytS) — MAFQTTFLQSRRMGWKRVVLHLVMWGLAFAFIRYFLFKQIVKDAGWATSINYTVVFCQTVVLYYLIGHVFFYQYLYRKQYLRFISSLLLIYFLTSVTNYLLFERFFDYQVATKQTSAYVTRIWGILQPNGFPGAFTNIRVASWVFGYSFFMVVILLGAKAVKDVIGFQNRAVQLEKEKFELERGKILLENENLSLELNFLKSQINPHFLLNTLNSIYVRVVDVDEQAADQILRLSDLMRYGLYESNTEYILLERELEYIQNYLALESARKGDNVTIRFDQAGDFSQHYIAPLLLISLVENAFKHGVNKIRSDAFVYINAQLTDDLFLFWVTNAVPVNTPHVESQSKKQGGVGLQNTRKRLEMLYPKKHELHIETTPTEFCVTLTLQLAPRLKAA, encoded by the coding sequence ATGGCCTTTCAGACCACTTTTCTTCAATCGCGTCGTATGGGATGGAAACGGGTGGTCCTGCACCTGGTTATGTGGGGACTTGCGTTTGCCTTTATCCGCTATTTTCTTTTCAAACAGATTGTAAAAGATGCGGGCTGGGCCACGTCCATCAATTACACCGTCGTGTTTTGCCAAACGGTTGTGCTGTATTATCTGATTGGACACGTTTTCTTCTACCAGTACCTTTACAGGAAGCAGTATCTACGCTTTATCAGTAGCCTGTTGCTGATCTATTTCCTGACCAGTGTTACGAATTATCTGCTGTTTGAGCGTTTTTTCGATTATCAGGTAGCCACAAAACAGACGTCGGCTTATGTCACCAGAATATGGGGGATACTTCAGCCCAATGGCTTTCCGGGTGCTTTCACCAATATTCGGGTTGCTTCATGGGTATTTGGCTACAGTTTTTTTATGGTCGTCATTCTCCTCGGGGCAAAGGCCGTAAAAGATGTGATTGGCTTCCAAAACCGGGCAGTACAGTTGGAAAAAGAAAAATTTGAGCTGGAGCGCGGCAAAATTCTTCTAGAGAATGAGAACCTGTCTCTCGAGCTGAACTTTCTTAAATCGCAGATCAATCCTCACTTTCTGCTTAATACCCTCAATAGCATCTATGTTCGGGTAGTAGATGTAGATGAACAGGCCGCCGATCAGATTCTGCGTTTGTCGGACCTGATGCGTTATGGTTTGTACGAATCAAACACAGAATACATCTTGCTGGAACGGGAACTGGAATACATTCAGAACTATCTGGCGTTGGAAAGTGCTCGAAAAGGAGACAATGTGACCATCCGTTTTGATCAGGCAGGGGATTTTTCCCAGCATTACATTGCTCCGTTGCTACTTATCTCATTAGTCGAAAATGCGTTCAAACATGGCGTCAATAAAATTAGAAGCGACGCCTTTGTGTACATTAACGCCCAACTGACTGACGATCTGTTTCTATTTTGGGTAACCAATGCCGTACCTGTCAATACTCCGCATGTGGAAAGTCAGAGCAAAAAGCAGGGGGGAGTCGGCTTACAGAACACCCGAAAGCGGCTGGAAATGCTGTATCCCAAAAAACATGAGTTACACATAGAAACGACTCCAACGGAGTTTTGTGTTACGCTGACCCTCCAGCTCGCCCCGCGGCTCAAAGCCGCCTGA
- a CDS encoding Lantibiotic dehydratase domain protein (PFAM: Lantibiotic dehydratase domain protein~KEGG: hypothetical protein): MNSLFDFFVLRRPVYPLTKLLTLQKNLLNNSLDSLLREWYTDPLAQEAIYVASPGLYKRFQQWRAGETLSEQTKLLDTLFKYAIRMSTRCTPYGLFAGCSVGDFHDQFSRLSPGRSNTLVTHSRLDMECLMAIRDWLLGQSVVRNELIFYPNSSLYKVGRNHRYIEQQWEGQQRRYFISAVETDEALDSLLTTARMGVTIPYLVDFLGQMGAETIEAESYVDQLIETQLLVSTLEPTVIGDDYLTVMIRTLSSMPATASLVAQLIRLQNVVTSSTDRAAVGQEILRWLAGNQITLPGTDLLQVDSFFTGTDTPQAKPHLDKGLVHQLQQQIRKLFVLNQPYSSPDFDDFKNRFYNRYEDEEIPLSMALDQEFGVGYGNQTHLGVGYAPMIDDLSLPTLETTVPATNSSWWQNLLLEKYSHTLRTGTHEIEISDSDLAYIDQRRVDKLIEPDSFYLFGNLLSAPGESVDHALRPGGNYRFNLLACKGPSAITLLGRFCAGDPDLRASVQACAQASAAHHPDVVFAEIVHFPESRAGNILVRPTLYKYEIPYLGMASVPPDQQLPLDDLMVSVRNRHVVLRSKRLNKRVIPRLSNAHNYQNGLPIYRFLCDLQHQDSHLNVQWNWGILAEQAYLPRVRYQNIILSRATWRLKADELELENPMRLAVELSRRNIPEQFVIAVGDHELVITRNAPESLRLLMHELRKSDTVRLYEFLQAEDVCSVRMPKKAFTHELIIPFYNADAPAISSLAAYSTDLPQRRFSVGSEWLYLKIYTGEKSSDGLLTQTLYPVIQRLLNTSIISEFFFIRYKDTDPHLRLRFRGNPHLEFYHFVIREIERAIRDDVQSGVVHKLQTDTYQREIERYGHRQIQLCEGLFYTDSLSTLFFLSRTGEAFNEEVRFTYAVGKIDRLLSGSSLSLDYRWKLLNNLKDSFFDEFNGKTELRRQLNDKYRNYRSALNTAFGIDYQFMLTNEPNAASQLTLLKQLTASYESENQLMSTLTSLIHMIVNRIFPSKQRAYELIIYHCLAKHYDSIRARTDQTTLTNQDAPIVQPAISDIP; the protein is encoded by the coding sequence ATGAATAGCTTATTCGATTTCTTCGTTTTACGCCGTCCGGTTTATCCATTAACAAAGCTGCTCACCCTTCAGAAAAATCTGTTGAACAATTCATTGGATAGCCTCCTGCGTGAGTGGTATACTGACCCACTCGCGCAGGAGGCTATTTACGTAGCATCACCCGGTCTATACAAACGATTTCAGCAATGGCGGGCGGGTGAAACATTGTCTGAACAGACCAAACTGCTCGATACCCTTTTCAAATATGCTATCCGCATGAGTACCCGATGCACGCCGTATGGCTTGTTTGCCGGTTGCTCGGTCGGCGATTTTCACGATCAGTTTTCACGCTTATCCCCCGGCCGAAGCAATACCCTGGTTACCCACTCCCGACTGGACATGGAATGCCTGATGGCCATTCGCGATTGGCTGCTTGGCCAGTCAGTAGTTCGTAATGAGCTGATATTCTACCCAAACAGTTCACTGTATAAGGTAGGCCGAAACCACCGGTACATTGAGCAGCAATGGGAAGGGCAGCAACGGCGCTATTTCATCAGCGCCGTTGAAACCGATGAAGCCTTGGATTCCCTGCTTACCACCGCCCGAATGGGCGTAACGATTCCTTATCTGGTCGATTTCCTCGGCCAGATGGGTGCCGAAACCATCGAAGCCGAAAGCTATGTCGACCAGCTTATTGAAACGCAGTTACTGGTATCCACCCTCGAACCAACGGTGATTGGCGATGACTACCTGACAGTCATGATTCGTACCCTGTCGTCAATGCCCGCAACTGCATCCCTCGTTGCTCAGCTTATCCGGCTTCAGAATGTTGTAACCAGTTCTACCGACCGGGCCGCCGTGGGTCAGGAGATCCTGCGCTGGCTGGCCGGTAATCAGATTACGCTACCAGGGACCGACTTACTTCAGGTCGATTCTTTCTTTACCGGGACCGACACTCCGCAAGCCAAACCGCATCTGGACAAGGGGCTGGTTCACCAATTGCAACAGCAGATACGGAAGCTTTTTGTGCTCAATCAGCCGTACAGCAGCCCGGATTTCGACGACTTTAAGAACCGCTTTTATAACCGGTATGAAGACGAGGAAATACCGCTATCGATGGCGCTGGATCAGGAGTTTGGCGTGGGATACGGCAACCAGACCCATTTGGGTGTTGGTTATGCGCCAATGATCGATGATCTATCCCTGCCAACGCTCGAAACAACGGTGCCAGCCACCAACTCCAGTTGGTGGCAAAATCTGCTCCTGGAAAAATACTCGCATACGCTGCGCACCGGCACCCATGAAATTGAAATTTCGGATAGCGACCTCGCCTACATCGACCAGCGACGGGTTGATAAACTGATTGAGCCCGACAGCTTCTATTTATTTGGCAATCTCCTGAGCGCACCGGGCGAGTCTGTAGATCATGCCCTGCGGCCAGGTGGCAACTACCGGTTCAACCTGCTTGCCTGCAAAGGCCCCTCTGCCATTACACTGCTGGGCCGGTTCTGTGCTGGAGACCCAGACCTTCGGGCTTCCGTACAAGCCTGTGCCCAGGCCTCAGCCGCCCATCATCCCGATGTGGTATTTGCCGAAATTGTGCACTTCCCCGAATCGCGGGCTGGTAATATTCTGGTCCGGCCAACCCTTTACAAATATGAAATCCCGTACCTGGGCATGGCATCCGTACCACCCGACCAGCAGTTACCGTTAGATGACTTGATGGTATCGGTTCGAAACCGGCATGTAGTTCTACGGTCGAAGCGACTAAACAAACGGGTCATTCCTCGCTTGTCCAACGCTCATAATTACCAGAATGGACTCCCTATCTATCGTTTCTTGTGCGATCTACAGCACCAGGACAGTCACCTGAATGTTCAGTGGAACTGGGGCATTCTGGCCGAGCAGGCTTACTTGCCACGGGTTCGTTATCAGAATATAATCCTGAGCCGGGCCACCTGGCGTTTAAAAGCAGATGAACTGGAGTTGGAAAACCCAATGCGGCTGGCCGTCGAATTATCCAGGCGAAATATTCCCGAGCAGTTTGTTATTGCGGTGGGAGATCACGAACTGGTGATCACGCGCAATGCGCCGGAATCGTTACGGCTACTGATGCACGAACTTCGCAAAAGCGATACTGTTCGCCTGTACGAATTCTTACAGGCTGAGGATGTTTGTTCGGTGAGAATGCCAAAGAAAGCCTTTACCCACGAGCTGATTATCCCGTTCTATAATGCCGATGCGCCAGCCATTTCCAGCCTGGCGGCCTATTCGACAGACTTGCCCCAGCGCCGATTCTCCGTTGGCAGCGAATGGCTGTACTTGAAAATTTACACCGGCGAAAAATCGTCGGACGGGTTGTTGACCCAAACACTTTACCCGGTTATACAGCGTCTGCTCAACACCAGCATTATCTCGGAATTTTTCTTCATCCGCTACAAGGATACCGATCCGCACTTACGGCTTCGTTTCCGGGGCAATCCCCACCTGGAATTTTATCATTTTGTGATTCGGGAGATCGAGCGAGCCATCCGCGACGATGTACAGTCGGGTGTTGTACACAAATTGCAAACCGATACGTACCAGCGGGAGATTGAACGGTATGGCCACCGACAGATTCAACTCTGCGAAGGGTTATTTTATACCGATAGCCTGTCTACTTTGTTCTTTCTGAGCCGCACCGGCGAGGCTTTTAACGAGGAAGTTCGCTTTACATATGCTGTTGGGAAGATTGACCGGCTCTTGAGTGGCTCGTCTCTTTCGCTGGATTACCGCTGGAAGTTACTAAATAACCTGAAAGACAGCTTCTTTGACGAATTTAACGGTAAAACTGAACTACGCAGACAACTCAACGACAAGTATCGCAATTACCGGTCAGCGTTGAACACAGCCTTTGGTATCGATTATCAATTCATGTTAACGAATGAACCAAACGCAGCCAGCCAGCTAACCTTACTCAAGCAACTTACTGCATCCTATGAATCCGAAAACCAATTGATGAGTACGTTGACCAGCCTTATTCACATGATTGTGAACCGCATTTTTCCATCAAAACAGCGGGCCTACGAACTGATTATTTACCATTGTCTGGCAAAACATTACGACTCCATACGGGCGCGGACAGATCAGACCACCCTCACCAACCAAGACGCCCCCATTGTCCAGCCCGCAATTTCAGATATACCATGA
- a CDS encoding hypothetical protein (KEGG: sde:Sde_1284 hypothetical protein), with the protein MTKKITSGCLLILLIPLAGWVNGRTDRAAVRKAVSQTLRPLVLKQAAWAMTQTPITVTAQTSPRSAGSRHDFFSEGDYWWPDSLNPQGPYVQRDGMTNPDNFVAHRQAMIRFSRVVGALASAYKLTGNETYVRQAFRHLDAWFVDSTTRMSPSLQYAQAIKGRATGRGIGIIDTIHFMEVAQGIRAMEQAKSADKRVLAGAKIWFGQYLNWLLTHPYSQDEKEAKNNHGTCWVMQVAAFARLTGNEKVLEACRERYKTVLLPNQMATDGSFPLELRRTKPYGYSIFNLDAMVMICQILSDKDHDLWTYQTPDGRSIEKGISYLYPYVADKRKWPLKPDVMYWNDWPVAQPFLVLGAAAFDKSDWLATWKTLDHDPKVEEVLRNLPIRNPLIWLE; encoded by the coding sequence ATGACGAAAAAAATAACCTCCGGTTGTCTGCTTATCCTGCTGATTCCCCTCGCCGGATGGGTGAACGGGCGAACGGATAGAGCCGCCGTCCGGAAAGCCGTTAGCCAGACGTTACGGCCGCTGGTACTTAAACAGGCTGCCTGGGCCATGACGCAAACGCCCATTACCGTAACGGCGCAAACGAGCCCCCGATCGGCGGGGAGCCGACATGACTTTTTTTCGGAAGGGGATTACTGGTGGCCCGATTCGCTGAACCCGCAGGGGCCGTACGTTCAGCGCGACGGGATGACCAACCCCGACAATTTTGTCGCCCATCGACAGGCCATGATCCGGTTCAGCCGGGTGGTGGGCGCGTTGGCATCGGCCTATAAGCTTACCGGCAACGAAACGTATGTTCGGCAGGCGTTCCGGCATCTGGATGCGTGGTTTGTGGACAGCACCACCCGCATGAGTCCGTCATTGCAGTACGCCCAGGCCATTAAAGGGCGCGCCACGGGGCGGGGCATCGGCATTATCGACACCATTCATTTTATGGAAGTAGCGCAGGGTATTCGAGCGATGGAGCAGGCGAAGTCGGCGGATAAACGGGTGCTGGCGGGTGCTAAAATATGGTTCGGGCAGTACCTGAACTGGCTGCTCACGCATCCGTACAGCCAGGATGAAAAAGAGGCCAAAAACAATCACGGCACCTGCTGGGTGATGCAAGTGGCGGCCTTTGCCCGACTGACGGGCAATGAGAAAGTCCTGGAAGCCTGCCGGGAGCGGTACAAAACGGTTCTGCTGCCGAACCAGATGGCTACCGACGGCAGTTTTCCGCTGGAGCTACGCCGGACAAAGCCCTATGGCTATTCGATCTTCAACCTCGACGCGATGGTGATGATCTGCCAGATTCTCTCCGACAAAGACCATGACCTCTGGACGTATCAAACCCCCGACGGCCGCAGTATTGAAAAAGGGATTTCGTACCTGTATCCCTACGTCGCGGACAAACGCAAATGGCCGCTGAAACCGGATGTCATGTACTGGAACGACTGGCCGGTTGCGCAGCCGTTTCTGGTCCTGGGTGCAGCTGCTTTCGACAAATCCGATTGGCTGGCTACCTGGAAGACCCTCGACCACGATCCGAAAGTAGAGGAGGTATTGCGTAACCTGCCCATCCGCAACCCGTTGATCTGGCTGGAGTGA